The Thunnus thynnus chromosome 22, fThuThy2.1, whole genome shotgun sequence genome includes a window with the following:
- the pcdh7b gene encoding protocadherin-7b isoform X2 translates to MMTSGAVDYLYYCMLILQLVHQPAAKQVLRYRLAEEGPADVRVGNVAADLGIVAGSGEVTFTLESGSDFFKIDNITGELTTNERRIDREKLQQCQMIFDENECFIDFEVSVIGPAQSWVDLFEGKVIILDINDNTPSFPSPVLTLSVEENRPIGTLYLLPTATDRDFGRNGIERYELIQDNGENSRRSSGDSYSGKRRFEEGASRSSVFELQVADTTDGEKQPQLIIKGALDREQRDSYELTLRVRDGGDPPRSSQAILRVMITDVNDNSPRFEKSVYEADLPENSSPGAPILQLKAADADVGVNGQIEYVFGAATESVRRLLRLDESTGWLSVLHRIDREEVSQLRFTVMARDRGQPPKMDKATVVLNIKDENDNVPAIEIRKIGRIFLKDGIANVAEDVVVDTPIALVQVSDRDQGENGIVTCTVVGDVPFQLKPASEMEGEQNKKKYFLHTSAPLDYEAIQEYNVVIVAVDSGSPSLASNNSLIVKVGDTNDNPPIFSQNVVEVSFPENNAPGERVTTVVAIDADSGKNAEIAYSLDSSVNGIFSIDADSGDIRVNTILDREQTERYEFKVIAKDKGINTLQGSATVVVLVADKNDNEPKFMQDVFTFYVKENLEPNSPVGMVTVIDADKGQNAEMSLFIEEEEDIFSIENDTGTIFSTLSFDREQKTTYTFRVKAVDGGDPPRSATATVSLFVMDENDNAPTVTYPINSSYTLLPPSSNIRTVVRTVIATDTDTGINADLNYSIIGGNPFKLFEIHGVTGVISLVGKLEQKHYGLHRLVIQVNDSGLPSQSTTTLVHVYVNETLSNSTVVEAQVAKSLSTSLNTNIAGDPNYDLSKQRLSIVIGVVSGIMTVILIILVVVMARYCRPKNKNGYEAGKKDHEDFFTPQQHDKSKKPKKDKKKQKSKQPLYSSIVTVEASKPNGQRYDGVNEKLSDSPGMGRYRSVNGGPGSPDLARHYKSSSPLPTVQLHPQSPTAGKKHQAVQDLPPANTFVGTGDNISLGSDHCSEYSSQTINKYNKQPFRRVTFSVVSQPQDPHQQGSLQSCYDSGLDESETPSSKSSSGPRLGALPLPEDSYERTTPDGSVGEAEHMENGEKEH, encoded by the coding sequence ATGATGACTTCTGGTGCAGTGGACTATTTGTACTATTGCATGCTCATCCTGCAGCTTGTGCATCAGCCCGCTGCAAAGCAAGTGCTCCGGTACCGTTTGGCTGAGGAGGGACCCGCCGATGTCAGGGTAGGGAACGTAGCGGCCGACCTGGGCATTGTTGCCGGGTCCGGTGAGGTGACATTTACGCTCGAGTCCGGCTCTGATTTTTTCAAAATAGACAACATAACAGGTGAGCTCACCACCAATGAGAGAAGGATAGACCGTGAAAAATTACAGCAGTGCCAAATGATATTTGATGAAAATGAGTGTTTTATAGATTTTGAAGTGTCAGTGATTGGACCGGCACAGAGCTGGGTAGACCTCTTTGAGGGAAAAGTCATCATATTAGATATAAACGATAATACTCCGTCTTTCCCCTCCCCTGTCCTGACACTGTCTGTGGAGGAAAACAGACCCATTGGAACCCTTTATCTGTTGCCCACAGCCACAGACAGAGattttggcagaaatggaatagaGAGATATGAGCTTATTCAGGACAATGGGGAGAACTCAAGGCGCTCTTCTGGGGATTCATACTCAGGGAAGAGGAGATTTGAGGAAGGCGCGAGCAGGAGCAGCGTCTTTGAACTGCAAGTTGCTGACACCACTGATGGAGAGAAGCAGCCTCAACTCATCATTAAAGGGGCCCTTGATAGGGAACAGAGAGACTCCTATGAGCTCACCCTGCGTGTTAGGGATGGAGGAGATCCCCCTCGCTCCTCCCAGGCCATTCTGAGGGTGATGATCACTGATGTGAATGACAACAGCCCTCGGTTTGAGAAGAGTGTGTATGAAGCTGACCTACCAGAAAACAGCTCCCCTGGCGCCCCCATACTACAGCTCAAAGCGGCTGATGCAGACGTGGGGGTTAATGGTCAAATAGAATATGTGTTTGGGGCAGCCACAGAGTCAGTAAGGAGGCTGCTGAGGCTGGATGAGAGCACAGGGTGGCTGAGTGTGTTGCACCGCATTGACCGTGAAGAAGTGAGCCAACTGAGGTTCACGGTAATGGCCCGTGACCGAGGCCAGCCACCCAAAATGGACAAGGCCACCGTGGTGTTGAACATCAAGGATGAGAATGACAATGTGCCCGCTATTGAGATACGAAAAATTGGACGCATTTTCTTAAAAGACGGGATAGCCAATGTGGCTGAGGATGTGGTGGTGGACACACCCATTGCCCTAGTTCAGGTGTCAGACCGCGACCAGGGAGAAAATGGCATAGTAACCTGCACAGTGGTAGGGGATGTGCCCTTTCAGCTCAAACCAGCCAGTGAGATGGAGGGTGAgcagaataaaaagaaatatttccTCCACACATCTGCACCGCTGGACTATGAGGCCATACAGGAATACAATGTGGTCATCGTGGCTGTGGACTCTGGAAGCCCCAGTCTGGCAAGTAATAACTCTCTTATCGTCAAAGTGGGCGACACTAACGACAACCCTCCTATCTTCAGCCAGAATGTAGTAGAGGTGTCATTTCCAGAAAACAATGCCCCTGGCGAGAGGGTGACAACAGTGGTGGCCATTGACGCAGATAGTGGGAAGAATGCTGAAATAGCCTATTCCCTAGACTCATCAGTGAATGGGATTTTCTCTATCGATGCAGACAGTGGAGACATCCGAGTAAACACCATTCTGGATAGAGAGCAAACAGAGCGCTATGAATTCAAAGTGATAGCCAAAGATAAGGGTATAAACACCCTACAGGGCTCTGCGACAGTGGTTGTCCTTGTGGCCGATAAGAATGACAACGAACCAAAGTTCATGCAGGATGTATTTACCTTCTATGTCAAAGAGAACCTTGAGCCAAACAGCCCAGTTGGCATGGTTACAGTCATTGATGCAGATAAAGGCCAAAATGCAGAGATGAGTCTTTTCAttgaggaagaagaggacatCTTTTCAATCGAGAATGACACTGGAACTATTTTCTCCACTCTGTCCTTTGACAGAGAGCAGAAAACTACATACACGTTCCGTGTCAAAGCTGTGGATGGGGGTGACCCACCCAGATCAGCCACTGCCACTGTTTCGCTCTTTGTCATGGATGAAAATGACAATGCACCAACAGTTACCTACCCAATAAACAGTTCCTACACTCTTCTTCCGCCCTCCAGTAACATCAGAACAGTAGTTAGAACTGTCATAGCCACTGATACCGACACCGGCATCAATGCAGACCTGAACTACAGCATCATTGGTGGAAACCCCTTCAAGCTGTTTGAGATTCATGGGGTCACTGGGGTCATTTCGCTGGTGGGGAAGCTGGAACAGAAGCATTATGGCCTCCATAGACTTGTGATCCAGGTGAATGACAGTGGGCTGCCTTCCCAAAGCACCACCACACTGGTTCATGTGTATGTTAATGAGACTCTGTCCAATTCCACAGTTGTGGAAGCCCAGGTGGCAAAGAGCCTGAGCACATCTCTCAATACCAACATTGCTGGTGACCCCAATTATGATCTAAGCAAACAGCGGCTAAGCATTGTAATCGGAGTAGTTTCGGGCATCATGACAGTTATTCTCATTATTCTTGTTGTCGTCATGGCCCGTTACTGCCGCCCCAAGAATAAGAATGGCTATGAGGCTGGCAAGAAGGATCATGAAGATTTCTTCACACCCCAGCAACACGACAAATCCAAGAAGCCCAAGAAAGataagaagaaacagaaatccAAACAACCACTCTACAGTAGCATTGTCACCGTAGAGGCCTCCAAACCCAACGGCCAGCGCTATGACGGTGTCAACGAGAAGCTGTCGGACAGTCCTGGCATGGGCCGGTACCGCTCAGTCAATGGAGGGCCGGGGAGCCCAGATCTGGCCCGGCACTACAAGTCCAGTTCACCACTCCCTACTGTCCAGCTTCACCCACAATCACCAACAGCTGGTAAAAAGCACCAGGCAGTTCAAGACCTGCCCCCTGCCAATACCTTTGTTGGCACCGGAGATAACATTTCCCTTGGATCTGACCACTGCTCTGAATATAGCAGTCAAACTATCAACAAGTACAACAAACAG